The Bacteroidales bacterium genome contains the following window.
CGTGGCTGGAAAATGTCGAACAATCCGCCGGGGCCAAACCAAAACTTGTCGAGGATCATGGTGCTGCCGTCCTGATTTTTGCCCAGCAGCCCGGCTTCACTCAGGGTGTTAAAATAGCGCGACTCGGGCAGCACGTAAGGCTCGGTGATGAGGATGGTTTTTATCCCCTGATTGGCAAAGTCGGCAATCATCTTTTCCGGCTCCGGCCATTTTTTGGTGTACCAATCCAGGTCGCCCATATAAAAGCTGTCGTGTACGCCGGCGCCAAACCAGTAGAGATCAATCACCACGGCATCGAGCGGATAACCTTCGGCCAAAATACGGCTCACCATCTGTCGGGCCTCCGCCTCCGACTCATAGCCAAAGCGCGACTGGATATAACCCAGCGCCCACCGCGGCGGCATGGGCTGAAAGCCTGTAAGCTGATGATAATTTTTGAGGATGCTGTCGGTGGCGCCACCGCCAATTACATAATACGCCATGTGACCACCTGTGGAAGCAAAGGTCATTATGTTGGCCTGCGCCTCGTCGATGTCGAGGATTCCCTTTTCGGGATTGTCGAAAAGCAGTCCGTAGCCAGCAGAGGAAACCACGAAAGGAACCGAGAAATTCAGGTTGGGAGCGTCGGTGCTGTAACCATAGTGCACCTGGTTGTAAAGCTCGAGGTGTTGATCGCGCAGGTCGAAAGCGGTGGTTCGAAAGCCGGCGCCGTAGATGTGTTCATCGGCGTCAAGTTTGAACGAAAATCCACGCAAAGTGTCATGATCAAAAAAAGGACGGTAACTCGTTAGCACGGTATCCGGGCCGCTGACAAAGGTAAAACGAAGGGGGGATTTGTCTATCACCACCTGCATCTCATTTGATCCATAAATCAATTGCCGGTCGTCGGAAGCGAAGTTTACGGAAGTAGCAGCACTGGCGGGTAAAACAGCGTGTGAGCTATCGATGAACGGGAGTTTTTGGTTGTAAAAAATTATCTCTGCCACGTCGGGCTGTGGCAGGCTGATTCGGAAGGTGCCTTTATCGGTTTTAATAAACAAACGTCCATCGCTAATCTGGTGCGATTCATAGATAAGCCGGGCGTAACCACTTTCGGGTACCAGCGTGCGCGAAAAGCGAAAAATGAAAAAGATAGCTATAAAAAACAGCAGCAAAAACAGATAGGGTTTTGCCTGCACCAATTTGAATTTATTATCGCTGTTTTTCATCTTATTCAATAACCTTGCGGTTGAACATATCGTATTTCTGGCCGGCTTTTAAAAGATAAAATTTCCGGCTACCTTTGGGAAGCTGGCTGACTTCGCCCTCTTTATGATTCCAGTCATCTTTGTCGCGCACCTCACGGTAAAAAGTTCCGTCGTAAATGGCCACGTAACTTTTGCCGATCACTTCAAATTGATTGCCGTGCGCAACGATGGCGGTGTTTTCGTCCAGCCCAATGCCCAGCATTCCCGGATGCGCATCGAGTATATCAAAAATATCAAACTGCCGGTTCATGGCAAGCAGGTGCTGATCGATGGCAGTATTGTCGAAAAATCCAAAACCTTTTTCATGATCGCCCATCATAGCCGTGTTAGTTTGCGAATCGCCACGCGCCAGATAGCTGGCCAGAATACTCGCGCCCGCAGAGCTTCCACCGATTACGCCGCCTCTGTCGAGTAGTTTCTCAAGTTGGTCAAAAACCTTTGTTCCTTCGTAAGCATCCATCAGGCGCCACTGCCTGCCACCCAAAAACCACACGCCGCGTGCATTTGTCAGTGGCTGAACAAACGCTTCGCTGTTGGCCTCTTTTGGGTCGCGTGTGTGCATAAAACTAAAGTTTGTAAAACCATAGCCCCGCCATTGCTTTTCCTGATCTGCATAAAACTGTCCGTCAGCAAGTTCCTCATCCGTAGCCGCGGTAGTTATAATGACCACGGGAGCGTCCGGGCCACCGGAAAGTTCCATGAATTTCTTAAAAACCGCCGTGTCGGTCAGGTTTCCGCCGGCGGCAATCAGGTAGCCGTTTTCGGGGCAGGAGGAGTGGGGTTGCGTGGGGCTTTCGGGTGGCTGTTGTTCGGTACATCCGAAAACGAAAATCAAAACGTAAAACAACACCGATATTTTTAATAATCTGAAATTCATTTTTGTTCTAATTTTTTTAAATCGTTAATCGTTAATCGTTAATCGTTTTTGTCAATCCTGATCTATCTGCGTTTTCAGACGCACGGCCGTGCGTCTCTACGTTCCGAATGTTCCAAATTCAAAAATAAACATACGACATGCATAAATTTAAAATCGTCAATCCCTTCGGCTACGCTCAGGGCAGGCGTAATTCGTCAACCGGACTTTGTAACTCACTTCTTATCGTTCACTGCTTCTTCGTGTGCACTCTTTTCTTTTACCAATAGCCACAGCACTGCCGAGATGGCCAGCGATATGCCGCTGATGAGATAGATGATGGATTTGTCGTCGGCATTCTTTATAAAAAATCCCAGCACCAGACTGGCCACGAGTTGCGGCAGTACCACCGAAAGATTGAAGATTCCCATAAAAAATCCCATTTTTACTTTGTTTACTTTCTCGCTCATGATGGCAAAAGGGAGGCTCACCACTGCAGCCCAGCCCAGACTCAGCAGCACAAAGATGAGGTACATCGTGATGGTGTCGCGCACCAGCAGCACGATTAGAAAATAGCCAACAGCCATCGAAGCCACCGAAAGTACCTGCGTTTTTACTTTGCCAATGCGGCGCGACAGCGGCTCCAGCAGCACGATGGGGAAAATGGCGCCCACAGCGTTAAGGATAAAAAACGACCATCCGATGATGGCGCCGAGATAGGCGCCGTCGGTGGTGTGGAAGCGCTGCTCGAAGAAGGCGATGCTGTAAATAAACATCGTTTGAATTCCCAGCCACGAAAAGCTATGTGCGAAATATATCCGGAAGAGCTGCTTCCAGTCGGTGCGGGTAGGTTCCACATCTTTGTCTTCGACGCTGATCAGGTCGCGCGGCTCGGTGATAAAAAACATCGGCACCACCGAGAATAAGAATACTACGGCAACGCCGATATAAATTAACTCCATGTTACCAACCAGTGCAGCGATGAGATAAGCGCCGGCGCCGAAGAAATTGGAGATGGACTGCATCCAGGTGTAGCCTTTGGTGCGTGGCTCTCCATCGGGCGTTACGTCGGCAATGATGGCACGCGTGGGATTAAAGCTGATGTTGATGGAAAGATCGAGCGTGAGCGCCACGGTAGTTGCTACCGCCACAATACTGCCAATGCCGAGGCTGGTGCTAATCAGCCCGATGTTGGGCAGCGCCAGTATCGCCAGTGCCGCCAGGGTGCCGCCGATAAAGATGAAAGGCCTTCGCCGTCCACCCCAAAACCAGGTGCCGTCGCTGATAAGCCCCACAATAGGCTGCCCGATGATGCCGGCAATGGGACCGGCTGCCCACACGATGCCGATTTCGTCCATCTCCAGGCCGTACTGCGTGCGCAATATCCAGCTCAGGACTGCGATTTGTATCGACAACCCAAAACCCATCGCCGTGGCGGGAAGCCCCAGAACGACGT
Protein-coding sequences here:
- a CDS encoding cyanophycinase, translated to MNFRLLKISVLFYVLIFVFGCTEQQPPESPTQPHSSCPENGYLIAAGGNLTDTAVFKKFMELSGGPDAPVVIITTAATDEELADGQFYADQEKQWRGYGFTNFSFMHTRDPKEANSEAFVQPLTNARGVWFLGGRQWRLMDAYEGTKVFDQLEKLLDRGGVIGGSSAGASILASYLARGDSQTNTAMMGDHEKGFGFFDNTAIDQHLLAMNRQFDIFDILDAHPGMLGIGLDENTAIVAHGNQFEVIGKSYVAIYDGTFYREVRDKDDWNHKEGEVSQLPKGSRKFYLLKAGQKYDMFNRKVIE
- a CDS encoding MFS transporter: MLPFQKRLSNFFYVVLGLPATAMGFGLSIQIAVLSWILRTQYGLEMDEIGIVWAAGPIAGIIGQPIVGLISDGTWFWGGRRRPFIFIGGTLAALAILALPNIGLISTSLGIGSIVAVATTVALTLDLSINISFNPTRAIIADVTPDGEPRTKGYTWMQSISNFFGAGAYLIAALVGNMELIYIGVAVVFLFSVVPMFFITEPRDLISVEDKDVEPTRTDWKQLFRIYFAHSFSWLGIQTMFIYSIAFFEQRFHTTDGAYLGAIIGWSFFILNAVGAIFPIVLLEPLSRRIGKVKTQVLSVASMAVGYFLIVLLVRDTITMYLIFVLLSLGWAAVVSLPFAIMSEKVNKVKMGFFMGIFNLSVVLPQLVASLVLGFFIKNADDKSIIYLISGISLAISAVLWLLVKEKSAHEEAVNDKK